From Apium graveolens cultivar Ventura chromosome 9, ASM990537v1, whole genome shotgun sequence, the proteins below share one genomic window:
- the LOC141682698 gene encoding uncharacterized protein LOC141682698, whose product MKKARLAGLDTRGKATEPIFLKKHKEPIGEASTEGAGGHGTPITAAAPTAAATGAFQPLWGFRRGDTVVGSTKHAWDWSYHSVTPKDFTDVVATPDLERIKLMGAQSLASSNAYFQGAVRQAESWKRASDKADNALRRQQKKYATLEKKLKRKEEELGESNAELVVLRAEKDKAIDNYLDSEEFAQSMRIRDDSVFPGFFRTGWDTALGTVNEACPDINPADYICPDDEALLQRFRTRVVVSDHVPQDPLLPPPESSSRPAEDDSSSSSSETTETSSESGEDDDMDAEGTSAP is encoded by the exons atgaagaaagctcggctcgcaggcctagacacccggggaaaggccacggagcctatctttttgaagaagcacaaagagcctataggggaggcctcaactgaaggagctggaggccatggtactcctatcactgctgctgcccctactgctgctgccacaggcgcctttcagcctctctggggattccgccgaggggacaccgtagttggttccacgaaacatgcttgggattggtcttaccatagcgtgacccccaaggattttactgatgtggtggccacccctgatcttgagaggatcaagctcatgggagctcagtctctggcttcg tctaacgcctattttcaaggcgctgtgaggcaagccgaatcatggaagcgggcttctgataaggccgataatgccctcaggaggcaacagaagaagtacgctaccctggagaagaagctcaagcgcaaggaggaagaactcggagagtctaacgccgagctggtggtacttcgggcggagaaggataaagctatagacaactatctggactcggaggagtttgcccaatccatgaggattagggatgattcagtctttcctgggttttttaggactggttgggacacggcccttgggaccgtgaacgaggcttgtcctgatattaacccggcggactatatctgccctgatgatgaggctttgctacagaggtttcgtacccgagtagttgtctcggaccatgttcctcaggatccactccttcctcctcccgagtcttcttccagacctgctgaggacgacagctcttcctcctcctccgagacgacagagacatccagcgagagtggagaggacgatgatatggatgccgagggtacttcagctccttag